The sequence below is a genomic window from Anopheles cruzii chromosome 3, idAnoCruzAS_RS32_06, whole genome shotgun sequence.
gtcagtttgaTCGCTATGGCAGTGTGGCATCAAATTGAGTGtttcaaaactttaagttgctGATAATACGGACCCCTTCTGCTGGTGGACCTaaaagataaaacaataaacagaacGCTGAGCCACCGGGTGAAATATTGGGTTgactaaaaagtaatccattattttcacggtagatgactttagtgatcgatatctcgcgacgtatcgatcgtacagcttcaagtttgtatttgttttaaagctgaaaCTTCACACTTCAAAATATGCTGtcactattttttgtttactccaTTCAGTTGTGAGTTACCGCGTAGTAACGgtggaagtcaacaaagacGTCGTCAcaatttacagtttttctttgaaaaagggGTTAAATTCAAGCTTcaagaaaattcaaattcataGTTTCAATAGTTTTGCATGgtatttatgctgccgatactctaacagctagttagGTGCAACTTTGGTTccgtcgacccgtttcagttattttcgatgttaaagatgcacctcgcccaGGCACACCTGTTAttgaaaatgtcgataaattCACAGcaataatcaaagttgatcggcatgttagtagtcaaaGCATCagtcaggagctgaagattaactatcaaatagttttaagctaTTTGTACAAAGCTgaattcacaaagaagctcgaagtttgggtgccacaccaATCAACACTAAAAAACGTGATGGATCGAACTTCTTTTTGCgtaattttggtcaaacagAAGTGTGATCGAAGTTTCAATGCATCCGGCGTATAGTttggaccttgcaccaagctatcgacacctttttcgggcattacaaaatttcctgagtgatgaaaaactgagatcaaaaaaggattttgaaaatggattgctcgagtttttcgccagaAACGACTGCGCCTTCTACAAGAGAACGAATATGaaggcattttatttttacaaaggcaacaaatttccaacaaaacggtgcatatttgacacaAATCAGACAATTGAATGtttcttaaataaagttttgaagtagacgcaaaaataatggattacttttcccccaaccttatatttcAAGACGCCTCccacccgccgccgggagCACGATGTCCGGAGAGCTGTGACGGAGTGACCAATTGTTGAGAAATGCTGGCCACCGTGCGTATCAGGCAGGCGGCGACCCAATTCGGTTGATAAGACGTTAATGTGCGTTGTTCCCGGTACATAACCCGAGACCGGGGAATGGTCTCTCTCCCGTACATTAGATTATCGGCACTGGGGACCGACAGGATCGGTGGACTCCGACACCCTGCAAGGATAGTCGATCGTAGACACTTACCCCACCCAGAAGAAGGCCGTCGTCTCCTTCGCCGGTGGAAGCGCCACGGAAAAATCCGGTCCGCGTTGGCTAATTTCCCAGTCTTTCCACACACGCAACTTTCTCTGGCCCGTCCTGGCACGCAGCTCTGGTCAGCTTTGTCAGGGAGGGTCAGCCCTCACGACTGATaagtgctgcagctgcacaAAACGTTGTAATCAGTGCCGCACACAACGTACACCACTAAATACGAAGCACCACCACACAGCACGGACGACGCATTACCGTGtagcaacacacacaaacacatacgcGCGAAAGGGCCAAAACTAAACGATTTGTTTATTAGCAAGTTCACTTCACCGTGAGGTCAGAACCGGTCACACTTTTCCAAAGTTTTCTTCCCAAACCAAGAGGTCCTATCACTGACTCACTACGACAACACTCACTCAAAAATATCACTTTCTTCACTTACTGTAAGGAATTAGATTTATTCTCATTATTTGACGTGCTCCAGCCTCCTTGATCCTTCCAGAATTGGGAAGACCACCGAGCACTCGCTCAACTCATCACTGGTGAGGGCACACTAAACCAAAGAACTATTGTACGGATCTAATTTCTTGAATTGTGCAATTCGGGATCAccacaaaacataaaaggcGCCTTGGCGAAAGGGGCGTTCGTCGCCAGAGAACGTTATAGATCGCAAACGGGACGGAACAGATTAGCTGGAGACAAAGAGGAGCGACAAAGTAGGCCCGCCTTGGGGCTGTTTTTCGGCAGTCGGCCCCAGGCCCCAAGAAAAGCACGCGCGCTCCTAGAAGAGAACTCCCCACCTAGCGGGGTTGGCGGTTTCGCGCGGGGCCGGCCCCGCACACGAGTGCAAAGTTCCCTTCAAAGCAAacgaccacacacacgcaggagATTTTATGAATGAACGGATCAGCGTCGGCCGCGAATCGCACCGCcgtcattatcatcatcatcatcatcatccgtcgtCTTCATCGGTCGCGCTCACGAAGGAGCGCCCGTCGTTcgctggtgtgtgtggtcgGATTTGTTGATCACCAACAGCTTTTTTTGTCCTGTGTCCCGTCCCGCGCCGCGTCGTTCCCCTGGGTGTTTTTTGTACTGCTCAATCCAAAGAAAAAAGGGAGCTGCATTTTAATTCCGTATCTCCCGGGGCCAACACTTCTTCCTCTTCTCcggctggcggccggtgggGGAGTAGTTCACTTTGCTGCCGTCCCATTCTGTGGCGTCCACAGTTCCCCAACATGGGCCAGCATATTAATTCTCGCCGCGATCGCCACTCTCTTTCGGATGTCGTTTCTCGCGCGTTCGTCGTTGAAAGGAGCGCAAGAGATGCGCGTCAAAAGCGCGATCAGAAGATAGAGTGTGGGGCTCGTCGTCAGCACACGGGGCACAACAAATCGCTATGAATGAATCAGATtgtcagcacacacacacacacacacagccccacAGGCGCGCGCCGATGGACACCATTCATTGCGCgctcaacaacaacccggCAACGGGCGTTGCAGCTATCCTGATGGGGGTGATTCTTGGGACGCAACTGTTTACGATTATGCAAAGCACACACGTCGCCAACGAGATCTGGTCAACGCAGAGCTGGGAACATGCGGGCGCGATTGGGCTTCACTCCGATCCAGCTCCGACGTCGCTACTGAGACCGTGCGTGCCGCGCCGTGTTCCAGTGTCGCGCGCTATCGCGAACCTGAAGTCGCACACATGGACACCACCCCGCCTTAGCGACTGGCCCCGGCGATGGTCTTATCACTCGCCGTCGAGCCATATGGGGTTTGGGCACACCGCACTCGACTCGCACACCGTCCCTTGGTGAAGAATGATAAGAAACGATCTATGTGTGCTCTGTCCGGATTGGACCCTCCGGAACGCCGCCTTCGCCAATTTGTGGCCCCAGACCGGGGGCCACCGAGAGCCGAGTTGGCACTTTCGACACGAAAATATCACACAGAAAaggagcagaagaagcagcaaccATCGAGAAGGCGGCTTATCGTTTTTAGCGATAAACAGTCACCCGCTGCCGCGGCGACAGGACGACAGGGGACGTACCGCTAATGAGCGAAGAATGACGCGAACAGAGAGTGCGTTCTGCGGATTTCACTTGCGTGGTGTTcagcacacgcgcgcgcacacaccgaccgaccgaccacagaACGTTCTCTCGCGAGACTGCGGATCGGGATCGCCTCCAGAGACGGGAGAGTTACACGCAAGTCGCCTCTGTGCGCAACGCGATCGCGTATGacgaacacgcacacgcgggaCGATCGTGcttggcacacacaccacacacccgtcggtggtgtgcgtggccGTTGGTTCATCGAAACGCcaagcaccgccgccgccgcgtgatGTAAAGGATcagaaccgaaacggaacggaacgaacgaaaccagAAAGAACcacgcagagagagaaagaaccacgcagagagagagagagagtggggcAGAGCGCGTGAATGGGAGAATGAAGGAGAACAGCCCGCGGCCCGAAGGAGAGAAACGCGGTTcgaaaattatgaatgaaaacccacacacatcGGCTGGCCGCCTGCGGCTCTGTGGTGTGTTGAAACGCGTAACCGGCTCAGGCTCAAGGCAGTGTGGGACGCGCCTCCCCCCCTGCGTCACCCTTCTTCAACCGCGTGGTTGGAAGCTGGTGCCGCGGTGACATTCGCGCGAATTGCAGTCACAACGATGATGGCCGCCCCGACACGGGtaccgcgcaccgcaccatTTGCAGCCGAATAATTAATGTAAACAATGATAGGGGCAGGTAACTCTTAGGGGAGGGGGGGGCTCGCGGCGTCGTAACGTCttctggtggcggtgctggccCCGCCTGAACCGGGCCGATATGCTAATACaatgttgtttttctgctGGAAACGGAATAAATCCTGCCGGACGGACGCGCTCTATGAATAGACCAAAACTTTATCTAAAATGCGCATCTGTTTGGTAGGCTAATTAGTGTCAACCTACATGCACATGGCGACCCTACACCTATTTTGCCTGCGCCTTTCTTTATGTATCGTTATGTAGATCGCATGGGGCGATGGGCTAACTACGGCGGCGGGGTGGTGTTATGAAAACTGCCCAACTTTAAAATCAATCTTATGCTACCGGGCGCGACGACGGCAGTTACATCGGTGGGTGCGCACCAGTTAATTCGGGATCCAGTAGGTCCAGAATCTCCGATCGGCGACTTTCCCCAAAAACGATACGATCGCTGCAAAAAAGGAGGTTAAATGCCGTCAAATGTTGagtgaaaacagaaaattacaGTAGCAACGACACCAATTACTTCCTCACTTGGTGCACCAACTCCGCTATTAAACGTCGccacggcgcacacacacggctccGCGGACCGCACCGCTTCGAAATCCTTCGTCGGAACAAGAAGAGAAAAGCGATCGCGAGAACCGCGATCGCGCAGAGTCTTCTTCATCGATCAGATGCGAGCGCCTCGAGgcttgtgcgtgcgtgtgtgtgtgtgtgtgtgtgtgcgtggccgcGGGGCGCTTGGTGTCGTGCACGATGTGTGGTGTGCTCCGGGGCCCACACCCACACGTGCGTCAAAGTCTGCTGGTCTTGCTTCAATTCTGTCCTGATTCCCATAATCTGCCCGCCCGTCCACTTGCTCCTCCGTGGACTTCTTTTCCGTGTGCGCCGATGTTTGTTGTCATCTGCTCTTTGGGGCTTTGGCTGTGCTGTGCGTTGCCTCTTCGCCTCTCTGCTTTCGGGTGTCTAGTTTCTTGTCCTCACACGGTCTTACTTATCTTGGGtctaccatcatcatctcaaTCTGCTTCGAACCTTAGGActgtatttattttcatctttacctcctttcttttcttcgccatGCTCGTGCGGCAGTGCGGTATATTTCGGTACGCTGGATTTCAGATGCTCACTTGTGCTCCTGTTTCGTTgggttgatttgttttttatgctcgGGATATGTTGTACTTGTACACTCGACAATCGTGGCCGTGCTCTCTTGATGAGGGTTCTGGCGCAGAAATACACCAGCAAGCAGTACAACCGAGCGAACAAGTGCAATTAGAAGTGGTGGTGAAGCTAATCGTTCTTTCTTGGCCGCGAAGGCATGAGCTCTTTAAGGGTAAAGTTCCTTAGAGGAACAAGTACAAAAACGTTCAGTAACGCACTTTGAGTAGAGCACACTCGATATTTATCAATTGGAAATATTTGGTCTTTCAAAGATAGCACTGTTATTGATTCATTGGTTTAACAAACTTTATCGCATAAGGTGCTTGAAGGATATTGTGGTAGGATCAGGTGTAACTGTTCAATTGATGAACTAGAATTGTTAATGAAAGATGAAAACAACTATTGATTCAGCGTAACAGTTAGATGGGACATAATTGTGTTCTACATTAAAACAACAGCCTACGTATTTTGAACAACTATATGTTTAAACATGTGTTTTTCGaagcgaaataaaatgttttctccTAATTCGAAGAATATCAGTTTCTTAACCATGCGTTCCATGTTCTCACAATTAacctatttatttatttatttgttttcttaaatGTTCCTCCCGATACGGGGCAATCTGGATCGAGGCAATCGCCCTTTATTCAATCCAGTAACGTACTaaactaataaaataatatttatacTTATACCAGGAATTAATATCCCTATGAACTTACTTTCTACAACTGAAGAGAAGGTTAACTACACAACTTTCAAGCTGTAACGaacggaaaaccaaaacgatTCAATTGTTGTTTCTAAGGTTTACACACAGAGGCGCTGCTATCACCGGTACCGTTTTCGAAATGCGCATGTTCGAAACGTGACAGCTGGCTGTCAGACGCTGGGGCCAAAAAATCAACAGACTGCTTTGGAAGGATTTTGGCGATTGGAAAATTGGTCTCAGTTCTACTAAACGCGAAGTTTCGTTCCGTGAATTAAACTGAAGGTGAGTTTAAATTCCTTGATGGTGGCAAATGTATTTGTTCTTCCGGTTGGCTGGAATAGACGTCGTGCCGTCGCATCGTGTGCGATCTTTTTGGCCAGACCGGGAGTCCAAGTTACATAACGTGAGATTGGAGGTTAATCTATTTTTCCGTTCCAAACCGGCCGCAGATGCTGACCAACCAGCTGCTCTCCGCTGCCCGTGTCGTAGGACTGCAGGCCCGCCGCAATTACGGTGTGTCGGCCGTCCTGCTGTCGAAAGCCAGCGATCCTATCCAGCAGCTGTTCGTGAACAAACTGCGCGAGTATGGACAGAAGAGCGCGTAAGTTGAACCGGAAAGCCATAACACTTCATAGGCAAGGAACGATATCGGAAGCATTAatgctttttttccttccgttGCTTCTTTTAGTGGTGGCAAGCTGGTTGATGCTACTCCTGAAATCGAGAAAGAACTGAAGCAGGAAATGGACAAGCTGGCTAAGCAGTACGGCGGTGATGCGGGCGTGGACATGACCGCCTTCCCAACGTTTAAGTTCGAGGAACCGAAGGTCGACCCGATCAATTCGACCGCATAAACCGCACCCAGCCGTGTGTAAAAGCGCTTTCGCCGGACATCTGCGATCACTTACGATAGGAGTTATTACTGAACCGTGCGGATGGTACTGAAAAATCACCGCTTGTAAAAATTACTTTTCTCATGTTTTAGTGTTTATTTAgagatgaaaagaaaataggGCCCGGTTCGATTGCGGGGTCCCTGTGGCTTGTTAGCAGCTCTCACTTTGCAGTGCATGTTGCACAGTTTCCTCCAGCACCGGCATCCGGTAGTTTTGGGCAAGCGTATGAAATGTCTGCAACAAACGGCGCAGTTCAGCGGCCGAGATGAGGTTCTCGAAGGCCCCGGTGCAGGGACAGTGTGTGGCCAAATTTTCGCGCTTAATTTGTTTGCACTTGGTACAGCGCAGGTCCTGCAACGTGTAGGACATTAGCTTGCGCTGGACCACATCCAGCAGCCGCATTTCGATCTCCACATTATCGTAATCGACGTTACACTGCGCGCAGAGCCACACCGGTTGCTGACCGTCCTTCAGCGCCCGGTGGCTGTCCTTGCACAGGTCCAGATCGCGACAGTGGTTGCACGCCTGGCAGATGACCTCCGGCAGGACGTACGATTTGACCGCCTCCTTCCAGTGCGCTTTGTCACTAAACTCACCGACCCCTATCAGGAGCAGCATGTTGCGCCGCATCGCCGTCAGCTCTTCCTCGGTGTCCTTGGTGACGTGCAGGGCACGGGTGACTGCTTTCACaaactcaagcgccggcccATCGGCTCCGCGGGCATATCCGTTGTGCATTTTCTGTACCATTCCGTACGCCATGCACGCCAACTTCTTGAGAGCGCCAGCGGGGGTCACACCTTCGGCGATGGCTTGCATGAAGGCTACGATAAAGTTTTCGAAATTCTCGCGGCACTTTCGCTCCTCGGTCAGTTGCTCCGAAAGGCTCCAGTTCATCTCGAGCGCCagttcctcttcctcttcgctCTGCTGCTCCGACAGCTCCGTCGCGTCCTTCGGCAAATTGCCTCGCACTCCGCCGTAATTGGTGGGGTCGATCCACAACAGAAACTCCCAGGCCTGCTGGAAGGAAAGCGACACGCTGTGGAACAGTTCACGGTGACGAATGTTCTGCACCACATAATCGGTGTAACCGATCGCGTCGGCCGCGGTCCGTTTGCCGGTGTCGATAACGATGCGATTGAAGTCGGCGTAGATGATGTCCGCTTTCATGCGCCGGAATTCGGCCACGATCTGCAGGAACATCTTACGCATCAGCGTGTTGAGGGCGCGGCGCAGTGCCGGATCGTACAGAAGGGCACGGCTCGATCGTACCCAGCGGTAGAAGTGGATGATTTGAAAGTCGGCAAACACGTTATGATTGATGGACACCTCGCGTAGCCACGCGTTCACCAGTAGCCGCATTACGCGAAAGGCTTGGCCGCAGAGAGCCGTTTCGTCGTAGTTCGAAAGCGACGGTGCCCCGTTGGTGGAGATCAACTCCTCCAGGGACGCTTGTGGCACCGTGTCGAATGTAATCGCGGAAGACGTGCCCTCCAGTTCTTGCACTTTGGCCGCTTGCAGCAATGCCGAAACGGCCAAACTTTCCACCGTCAGCTCGACGCAAACCGTGCGATAGAGACCGGGCCGATTCTGTACGATCGAAATGCTGTCCTCAAACTCGGCCAGCAGGCGGCCGTCGTCCGCTTCCCGTCCTCCAAGGTCGGGCCGGGGACCCGACGAACACCAGAGCACAAAGTTGTGCCGGAAGAGCAACCGCGCGTAGAACAGATCCGCACCGAACAGGACCGTGTCCGGTGGCATGTTACCGAGTGGCAGTTGGAAGTAGCGACACTGGTCCAGCATCATCTCGAGCACGCGATTGAGGTTCAGAAAGTGGCGTATCATCGACCGGGCTCCGTGTCGCTGCCAATCGAGCCCGGAAAGCAGGGCCGCATCATCGGCAATGTGTATGGGCACTTCGGGGAACTCGAGACACACCGGCAGCCATTGGTTCAGCTTTTGCAGTCCGAGTGCCGTCTGCAGGCACAGTATCGTTGGTCCCCGTTTTTCGTCCCGATACGCAACCAGCGCACGCGTGATGCGCTGATAAACTTGCTTTGCGTCGACCTCCATAAACACCTCGAAGGTCATGTCCACGGGCGGAAGCGTATCCTCGCTGGTGCCTCCCGTCAGAAGGGCGATCCGTTCGGAGGCGTACAGATTCTTCACCGTCGGCAGCTGGTTCGTGCGCACGGTGTCCAGCACAATCACGAGAGCTTTGCGGTTGCCCGGTGAAAAAAGTCCCCACATTTCCCGCTTGCCCGTCGGGGACACGTGCTGGTAGAGGAAGATCTTGCGCAGGCTCAAgctcgaaccggaaccacttATCGATCCCTTCAGATAGGTGCTCATGTTGGAAAGCGTCCGTATCTCGAGCTGCTGGATGGTGAACGAATCAAGATCTTTCGTAGCGAGTGTGGCCAGTTTTCGTGCCTCCGAGCGCTGCACTCCACAGAGGCACCCGAGCTCGGCCAGTGCACGGAATTCCAGCGTCATCTGCGTTTCGTAGATACCCTCGATATCGGGCGTTGCCAAATCGGCCAGCAGTCCCAGGCGATTGTCGCGGAACACCTGCTCCGGCACGACGTACTGGTAAAGGTGGTAAACCGGCCGAGCACGGGGCAGTACACGGTGTACCTTTTTCCACATCGATTTCTCTCCTTCGGCGcccgcttccggtggggcAGGCGTCCGTTGGTTTACGTAGAAAATGCGCGGCACCGTAAGCCGAACTTTGTGCAGCTCCTCACCGACCACGGCCCACACGATAAAGTGGCCCAGATCGTCCACGGGGAGTACCTGCAAGATCTGCCAAGTTTGCTCGATCAGCGATTGTTGCGTTTTGCGCAAGAAGCCACCGAGCGTGGTCGCACGCGCAGAAGTGGAAGCTAACGCATCGGACGGTTGGTCCGTTCGCATGCGCTTGTTACGGTCGCTGCGATAGAGTCGATTCCGTCGGTCCAACTGCCAGCGCCATTTGCGCTTGTGAAACCGTATCCACTCGATCAGCTGCTCACTGGTGTTGCCAGGCGACGGAGGATCGCCTAGTGCTTCGCGCCAACTCTTTGGTTCCGATTCGGCTGGCTGCTCGACCGAACGTTCCCGCTGACGTTTGTTCGAAACCGACGGGGTTTGGCCGTTTCCGGACGATTGTTTCTGTACCAAGTCCTCCACATCGGTCAGTGGGGCTGAGTCGCAAGGTTTCTCTACTCTCAACGTGAACATCTCGTTGATACGTCGCTGCTTGAGTGTATCGTTCTTTTCGAGCATCTTTCGATGCAGCCAATCCGGATGCTGGACGCGTGGCACCGGATTATTAAGACCTTGCAGGGCCGCCGGAATGGTGATGATCTTTTGGATCGTACCACCCAGCCGCTCGATATAGTACCCCCAATCGAGCACCTCGCGAATGTCCGCGTCGCCCATCGAGCTGTCCTTAAGCCAGCGGCGCAAATAGTGCCGCCGAACGCTTGGTTCCGACTGGAAGATGGCTAGTGGAATGGCTCGCTCGGTGACGGGGGCACCCTCGGGTTTACGCGAAATCACAAATTTACACGCTAGCCCAGCATCCTTCACCATCTGGTCACCGAGAAACTCGGCCAACCGTTTCGCGGTCGAGATGGAGGTGGACTTTTGCTGTCCGTACTCTTCCAGTTTCCGCGACATCGAGCGATTCTCGGAGATCAGCTCGAACAGCTCACTGTCGGGCATGTTGTGACCCTTGCTGTACAGCACGTCGAGCCAGTAGTCGGCAATCTTGGCCACGGCCGCGTAGCACTGCTCGAGCGTCGAACCCTGCAGGAACGCTTCGAACACGGACGATTGGAAAATTTTGATCAGCTGCAGCTCACCGCGGCGTTTCACTTCGAATCCCTTCAACTCGGCGAGTGATCCGTCAAAGTTGAACACGGCATAACGTTTCTTCAACCGTTTACCTTCCTCTTTCGCCGCCGGCAGAACCATCGCTAGGTACGGGCCGTCCACCTCGAAAAAGATGGAGTTTTCCTTGCGAATCGAGTACTGTGCCTCCGTTCCGGTGGCCTCTCTCTCGAGCTCATGATACTGATCGTTGGTGAAGTGATCTTTCACCATCGTATTGAGCACCGCGTTCGGGTACGACACGTTGATCGTCTGTTTCTTGGCGTGCCGCGTTCGGATAGTGAACTCCTGCGGGAACGACGCCGGCAGGATGCACCAAATCCCATCGGTGTCCAGCTCGAGCGGACGTCCAACACGCTCGATGATTTCGCGTGCCTTCGTAATGATGTTCGATCCGGTCAGGCAGACGATTCCGGCCATTGGCATGCTATGCCAGCGGGCACCTTTGCGCATGACGTATCCGTAGAACGAGTTCAGGATACACTTGTGGGCCAGCTGCAGCGAGTCGTACAGCACCTCCCGGCCCTTGGCCGCCTTAATTTCACCCGCATCGCCACTCTTGACCGCGGCTGTAACGGCCGCTTTGGCCACCTTCGTCATTCCCTTGTACTCGTAGCGTCGATCGCGAAACGCTCGTACCGTATCGACGTAGAAACTGTTCTCCCGCTGGCAGATGGTGGACGTGCGCGTCTCCAGTCGGGTCACCTTGGTCTTCTTGTACGCCTTGCGGCAGTAGTCGGCAAGCCGCTTCTTCTCGTATGCGGCTTGATCTTCGCGCGACAGCTCGTGGAAGGCGCGCTGCGCTCCGCCCGGGAACAGGGGAGGAAACTTCTCCGtctcgagctgctgctggatgcgcTGAAACTCGTTGCGACTCGCGGGCAACATCTCTCCTCGCCATAGCCACTCCATGTTGCGTTTGCAGCGTGCCTCCGGTCGGTTGTATTCACACGCGGCACAATCTACATCGCTCACCATCGACGACGGTTGCAGCCGGTTCGTGAGGATGATATTCGGGTACATGGCTCCCACGTCCAGATGGTAGATGACGGGCTGCTCCAAGCGTGTCGGAATATCGTGCAGTTGCTGCAGCGCCGATTGGATTTCATCCTTCACCTCCTGGAAATTGATTACATCGGCCATCGGAACGCCCTCCTCGGTGACGATTGCGTGTTCCAATACCTTATCGATGTTCTGCTGCAGTTGGCGAATCATCTCCTGATCGAGCCGAAAGCGCGTGCTTATGTCCGCCCGGAAGACACCAGACTCGAGCGCTTCGACGTGCCCCCCGACGTAGGTTTCCGAGTCCAGTACGTGCCCATCGTTGCTGAGCTTGTTCAACTCACCGATCTGCTTGTTCGGGAACACGATATTCACGTTGAACGCCTCTTTCATCAAGAGACACTCGCAAAGTGTGCCCGAACCCTTGCGTAGAATCTCATCTGGCTCCAGCGGAATGATGGTGGCCAGGGCAAAGATGAACGGGTGCACATACTTCATGTACAGATAGTACGTGGCCACTGCATCCGACACGGAATAGTTTGCCAGCACTTGTGGTTGTTCGACCGCCATCCGACACATTTCCTCCGGATCCAGCTCGACCGGATCGTAGCGCAGTTTGCTCTTGGCGACCGCTTTCAATCCCTGCGACCCGACCGGCAGGTACGAGTC
It includes:
- the LOC128271835 gene encoding ATP synthase-coupling factor 6, mitochondrial, with translation MLTNQLLSAARVVGLQARRNYGVSAVLLSKASDPIQQLFVNKLREYGQKSAGGKLVDATPEIEKELKQEMDKLAKQYGGDAGVDMTAFPTFKFEEPKVDPINSTA
- the LOC128271834 gene encoding DNA polymerase epsilon catalytic subunit 1 — its product is MYSTNAGKFAAEKPVGDDTNEIGYRQSRENDQIDLKYGFERVKDTRERTGYLINMHSTEILNDDRRLMAALDMYFLQMDGTRYKITLIYAPYLLLITREGHSLELAKFLSKKYSGQLLNVEHLQKEDLDLPNHLSGLKQNLLKLSFPNTTQMNRVKRDLNVAVKKNREREKANTFYMQMLSSSLSTAIRWEEDEESEGRAPNQNVDFYDYIVDMREHDVPYHVRVSIDLNIFCGSWYTVRCRGGMGSDELPVITPRPDILDRPEPVVLAFDIETTKLPLKFPDAQSDQIMMISYMIDGQGYLITNREIIGGDVDDFEYTPKPEFEGNFIVFNEPNELGLLQKFFDHILDVKPHIFVTYNGDFFDWPFVETRAAVYELDMRREIGFAKANARDGNYLCRPAMHLDCLCWVKRDSYLPVGSQGLKAVAKSKLRYDPVELDPEEMCRMAVEQPQVLANYSVSDAVATYYLYMKYVHPFIFALATIIPLEPDEILRKGSGTLCECLLMKEAFNVNIVFPNKQIGELNKLSNDGHVLDSETYVGGHVEALESGVFRADISTRFRLDQEMIRQLQQNIDKVLEHAIVTEEGVPMADVINFQEVKDEIQSALQQLHDIPTRLEQPVIYHLDVGAMYPNIILTNRLQPSSMVSDVDCAACEYNRPEARCKRNMEWLWRGEMLPASRNEFQRIQQQLETEKFPPLFPGGAQRAFHELSREDQAAYEKKRLADYCRKAYKKTKVTRLETRTSTICQRENSFYVDTVRAFRDRRYEYKGMTKVAKAAVTAAVKSGDAGEIKAAKGREVLYDSLQLAHKCILNSFYGYVMRKGARWHSMPMAGIVCLTGSNIITKAREIIERVGRPLELDTDGIWCILPASFPQEFTIRTRHAKKQTINVSYPNAVLNTMVKDHFTNDQYHELEREATGTEAQYSIRKENSIFFEVDGPYLAMVLPAAKEEGKRLKKRYAVFNFDGSLAELKGFEVKRRGELQLIKIFQSSVFEAFLQGSTLEQCYAAVAKIADYWLDVLYSKGHNMPDSELFELISENRSMSRKLEEYGQQKSTSISTAKRLAEFLGDQMVKDAGLACKFVISRKPEGAPVTERAIPLAIFQSEPSVRRHYLRRWLKDSSMGDADIREVLDWGYYIERLGGTIQKIITIPAALQGLNNPVPRVQHPDWLHRKMLEKNDTLKQRRINEMFTLRVEKPCDSAPLTDVEDLVQKQSSGNGQTPSVSNKRQRERSVEQPAESEPKSWREALGDPPSPGNTSEQLIEWIRFHKRKWRWQLDRRNRLYRSDRNKRMRTDQPSDALASTSARATTLGGFLRKTQQSLIEQTWQILQVLPVDDLGHFIVWAVVGEELHKVRLTVPRIFYVNQRTPAPPEAGAEGEKSMWKKVHRVLPRARPVYHLYQYVVPEQVFRDNRLGLLADLATPDIEGIYETQMTLEFRALAELGCLCGVQRSEARKLATLATKDLDSFTIQQLEIRTLSNMSTYLKGSISGSGSSLSLRKIFLYQHVSPTGKREMWGLFSPGNRKALVIVLDTVRTNQLPTVKNLYASERIALLTGGTSEDTLPPVDMTFEVFMEVDAKQVYQRITRALVAYRDEKRGPTILCLQTALGLQKLNQWLPVCLEFPEVPIHIADDAALLSGLDWQRHGARSMIRHFLNLNRVLEMMLDQCRYFQLPLGNMPPDTVLFGADLFYARLLFRHNFVLWCSSGPRPDLGGREADDGRLLAEFEDSISIVQNRPGLYRTVCVELTVESLAVSALLQAAKVQELEGTSSAITFDTVPQASLEELISTNGAPSLSNYDETALCGQAFRVMRLLVNAWLREVSINHNVFADFQIIHFYRWVRSSRALLYDPALRRALNTLMRKMFLQIVAEFRRMKADIIYADFNRIVIDTGKRTAADAIGYTDYVVQNIRHRELFHSVSLSFQQAWEFLLWIDPTNYGGVRGNLPKDATELSEQQSEEEEELALEMNWSLSEQLTEERKCRENFENFIVAFMQAIAEGVTPAGALKKLACMAYGMVQKMHNGYARGADGPALEFVKAVTRALHVTKDTEEELTAMRRNMLLLIGVGEFSDKAHWKEAVKSYVLPEVICQACNHCRDLDLCKDSHRALKDGQQPVWLCAQCNVDYDNVEIEMRLLDVVQRKLMSYTLQDLRCTKCKQIKRENLATHCPCTGAFENLISAAELRRLLQTFHTLAQNYRMPVLEETVQHALQSESC